One window of Streptomyces sp. FIT100 genomic DNA carries:
- a CDS encoding branched-chain amino acid transporter permease yields MPDTPYIWAAVLICTAITWALRALPFAALAPLRSSDTVHHLGDHMPVGSMVILTVYTLRDLPLATAPYGLPAIAALTATAALHLWQRKAVLSILGGTAVHVALASTVFAH; encoded by the coding sequence GTGCCTGACACCCCCTACATATGGGCCGCCGTCCTCATCTGCACGGCCATCACCTGGGCCCTGCGCGCCCTGCCCTTCGCCGCGCTGGCCCCGCTGCGCTCGTCGGACACCGTGCACCACCTGGGCGACCACATGCCCGTCGGCAGCATGGTGATCCTCACCGTGTACACCCTGCGTGACCTCCCCCTGGCCACAGCGCCGTACGGACTGCCGGCGATCGCCGCCCTGACCGCCACCGCGGCGCTCCACCTGTGGCAGCGCAAGGCCGTCCTGAGCATCCTCGGCGGAACCGCCGTCCATGTCGCCCTGGCCAGCACGGTCTTCGCCCACTGA
- a CDS encoding YqjF family protein, with amino-acid sequence MPTTPSPLPPEPEPITAHPPGATPRPLLTQSWLDLAFLHWGADPVDVAPLLPAGCVPDTLDGVTYVGLVAFRMHRVGWFRLPGVPYLGSFPETNVRLYSVDSHGRRGVVFRSLDASRLIPVTIGRAAFRLPYLWSKMAVRRDGTTLTYTSTRRWPGPRGAQSRITLRIGDRIAAPTALEHFLTARWGMHSTLLGRPVHLPNTHPRWPLHRAELLTCDEDLVTAAGLPRPVGEPVSVLYSPGVPVRFGRPARRHGGTGRALPVSRRL; translated from the coding sequence GTGCCGACCACACCGAGCCCCCTCCCTCCGGAACCCGAACCCATAACGGCCCATCCGCCCGGCGCCACACCGCGCCCTCTGCTCACCCAGTCCTGGCTCGACCTGGCCTTCCTCCACTGGGGCGCCGACCCCGTCGACGTCGCCCCGCTGCTGCCGGCCGGGTGCGTCCCGGACACGCTGGACGGGGTGACGTACGTCGGTCTCGTGGCCTTCCGGATGCACCGCGTCGGATGGTTCCGGCTTCCCGGCGTGCCCTACCTGGGGAGCTTCCCCGAGACCAACGTCCGCCTCTACTCGGTGGACAGCCACGGGCGCCGCGGCGTGGTCTTCCGCTCCCTGGACGCGTCGCGCCTCATACCGGTGACGATCGGACGGGCCGCCTTCCGGCTCCCCTACCTCTGGTCGAAGATGGCCGTCCGGCGCGACGGCACCACGCTCACGTACACCAGCACCCGACGCTGGCCCGGGCCCCGGGGCGCACAGAGCCGGATCACCCTGCGGATCGGTGACCGTATCGCGGCCCCCACCGCCCTCGAACACTTCCTCACCGCCCGCTGGGGCATGCACAGCACCCTGCTCGGACGCCCCGTCCACCTCCCGAACACCCACCCCCGCTGGCCCCTGCACCGCGCCGAACTCCTCACATGCGACGAGGACCTGGTGACCGCGGCGGGCCTGCCCCGGCCGGTCGGCGAGCCGGTGAGCGTCCTGTACTCCCCAGGGGTCCCCGTGCGCTTCGGCCGCCCGGCACGGCGGCACGGCGGCACGGGTAGGGCCCTGCCGGTCAGTCGTCGCCTTTGA
- a CDS encoding Lrp/AsnC family transcriptional regulator, translated as MKLDALDQAILSHLRADGRLSNVELAKRVGLTPAPCLRRVKRLEEAGVITGYRARVDAEAAGRAFEVVVAVEIGVNDLRTVEQLESLLASYDEVVECRRLFGRPDYFIRVAVADHAAYETFLTTKLMGLPAVIRVDSHLTMKKIKGDD; from the coding sequence ATGAAGCTCGATGCCCTGGATCAAGCAATTCTGAGTCACCTGCGTGCGGACGGGCGGCTGAGCAATGTCGAGCTGGCCAAACGCGTGGGCCTGACGCCGGCCCCCTGCCTGCGGCGGGTCAAGCGCCTGGAGGAAGCCGGGGTCATCACGGGCTACCGGGCGCGTGTGGACGCCGAGGCCGCAGGCCGCGCCTTCGAGGTGGTGGTGGCGGTGGAGATCGGTGTGAACGACCTCCGGACAGTGGAGCAGTTGGAGTCGCTGCTGGCCTCGTACGACGAGGTCGTCGAATGCCGCCGCCTGTTCGGCCGGCCTGACTACTTCATTCGCGTCGCGGTCGCGGACCACGCGGCGTACGAGACCTTCCTGACCACCAAGCTCATGGGGCTTCCGGCCGTCATCCGGGTCGACTCGCACCTGACCATGAAGAAGATCAAAGGCGACGACTGA
- a CDS encoding AzlC family ABC transporter permease — protein MPSSTHTIARGGHVQPATDPPPAASVPPPAASVPPAPASVPPASVPPAPVPPGHSGLKQAVRDTGSVGLALFPLGVAFGVLVSHQGLAWWWASVISAFVYAGSLEFLLVGLIVAVAPLAQIAVTAFLVNFRHVFYALSFPLHRVTGATGKAYATFAMTDEAYALSTAPAAASWTKGRILWLQVFCQGYWVLGATAGALVGALLPERLVGLDFALTALFTVLAIDGYKARRDLPAPVLALVCALVARFAFPDQMLLAAMALFTTGLLARRYVHDRKPTRA, from the coding sequence ATGCCCAGTTCCACGCACACGATCGCCCGGGGCGGGCACGTCCAGCCCGCGACCGACCCGCCCCCGGCGGCCTCGGTTCCGCCCCCGGCGGCTTCGGTTCCGCCCGCGCCCGCTTCGGTTCCGCCCGCTTCGGTTCCGCCCGCACCGGTTCCGCCCGGCCACTCCGGCCTCAAGCAGGCGGTTCGGGACACCGGCTCGGTCGGCCTTGCGCTCTTCCCGCTCGGCGTGGCCTTCGGCGTGCTGGTCAGCCACCAGGGCCTGGCCTGGTGGTGGGCGAGCGTCATCAGCGCGTTCGTCTACGCAGGCTCTCTGGAGTTCCTGCTCGTGGGACTGATCGTCGCGGTGGCCCCGCTGGCGCAGATCGCCGTGACGGCGTTCCTGGTCAATTTCCGCCACGTCTTCTACGCGCTCTCCTTTCCGCTGCACCGGGTCACCGGCGCCACCGGGAAGGCGTACGCCACCTTCGCCATGACCGACGAGGCGTACGCGCTGTCCACGGCACCGGCCGCCGCCTCCTGGACCAAGGGCCGAATCCTGTGGCTCCAGGTCTTCTGCCAGGGCTACTGGGTGCTCGGCGCCACCGCGGGCGCCCTCGTCGGTGCCCTGCTCCCGGAACGCCTCGTGGGCCTGGACTTCGCCCTGACCGCTCTGTTCACCGTCCTCGCCATCGACGGATACAAGGCCAGGCGCGACCTGCCCGCACCGGTGCTGGCACTGGTGTGTGCGCTCGTCGCCCGGTTCGCCTTCCCCGACCAGATGCTGCTCGCCGCGATGGCCCTGTTCACCACGGGGCTCCTCGCCCGCCGATACGTCCACGACCGGAAGCCGACCCGTGCCTGA